TCACAAGCCAGTGCCTTCGGATACCTAAATACTAACTAATAAATTTCCTATTGAATCTTACACGATATAATAAAAGTTCAGTTTATGAATTCTAATCATAATTTTAGACCCCTAAAACCCCGAAAGGTTTAATGGAAATCTCTTAAAAACGCTTTGTTTTTATTTTATTAACGATTTCTGATGCAAGATATTGTATTTTCCGCTAAAAAACTAGCTTTTTTTGTTTTTTCGGGGAAAATGCGGGAGAAAACTGAAGCTTTATCCCATGATTGCATCCATTTTTATATCCGTTTCCTCCGTTGGAATCTCATCCACCAGTTGGAAAGGAAAGCAGATTCCTATCTTGTATACCTGGGGAATCTTCTGGAGGAATCTGTCGTAATATCCCTTGCCTCTGCCCAGTCGGTTGTGGTTCCCGTCGAATGCCATGCCGGGGATGATGGCGAGATTTATCTCCTGATACCTCTCTTCGGGGAATAGGCTTCCGATGGGTTCCATGATATGGAAGGCTCCTTCCTTCAGGTCGTGCTTTCCCGTATATTCCCGAATCACCATGTTCTCTCCGTCTATCACTTCAGGCAGGAGAATCTTCTTGCCTTCTGTCAGTAGCTGGTCGATGTATGCATGGGTGTTTACCTCGTCGGGCAGGGAATAGTACATCAATATCGTTTCTGCTCTTTGCAGATGCTCA
The Segatella copri DNA segment above includes these coding regions:
- a CDS encoding 5-formyltetrahydrofolate cyclo-ligase, which encodes MDKKELRQFIRNKKRQYSSSQLEELSLSVLSRLNGNEHLQRAETILMYYSLPDEVNTHAYIDQLLTEGKKILLPEVIDGENMVIREYTGKHDLKEGAFHIMEPIGSLFPEERYQEINLAIIPGMAFDGNHNRLGRGKGYYDRFLQKIPQVYKIGICFPFQLVDEIPTEETDIKMDAIMG